Proteins from a single region of Verrucosispora sp. NA02020:
- a CDS encoding histidine phosphatase family protein encodes MTRLIVWRHGNTDWNAAGRVQGQTDVPLNDRGREQARQAAPLLAALRPDAIVASDLSRAADTAGALSALTGLPVRSDARLRERHFGRWQGLLLTEATAQFPAEFARWRAGDPDPGAEIEPLSELGKRMGTALQELADELAGRTIVVATHGGAARQGCGQLLGWEPSVLRAVGSLRNCHWSELRHDADRGWQMRTHNVGPVDVPPVAPARPGSAEAV; translated from the coding sequence GTGACCCGGCTGATCGTCTGGCGGCACGGCAACACCGACTGGAACGCCGCCGGTCGGGTGCAGGGGCAGACCGACGTACCCCTCAACGACCGCGGCCGCGAGCAGGCGCGCCAGGCCGCGCCGCTACTGGCCGCGCTGCGACCGGACGCCATCGTCGCCAGCGACCTGAGCCGAGCGGCGGACACCGCCGGTGCGCTGTCCGCGCTGACCGGTCTGCCGGTACGCTCCGACGCCCGACTGCGTGAACGCCACTTCGGACGCTGGCAGGGCCTCCTGCTCACCGAGGCGACGGCCCAGTTCCCGGCGGAGTTCGCCCGCTGGCGGGCCGGTGACCCCGACCCGGGCGCGGAGATCGAACCGTTGAGCGAGTTGGGCAAGCGGATGGGCACCGCCCTCCAGGAACTCGCCGACGAACTCGCCGGCCGCACGATCGTCGTGGCCACCCACGGCGGTGCCGCCCGGCAGGGCTGCGGTCAGCTGCTCGGCTGGGAGCCCAGCGTGCTCCGTGCCGTCGGCTCGCTGCGCAACTGCCACTGGAGCGAGCTGCGGCACGACGCCGACCGTGGGTGGCAGATGCGGACGCACAACGTCGGCCCGGTCGACGTACCGCCGGTCGCACCCGCCCGGCCGGGCTCCGCCGAAGCGGTCTGA
- the rsfS gene encoding ribosome silencing factor, translating into MTVSERAHELAMAAAQAAADKKAQDIVIIDVGDQLAITDAFLIAAAPNERQVLAIVDAIEEALLELPEKAKPVRREGERGGRWVLLDYVDIVVHVQHTEEREFYALDRLWKDCPTIPFVDRDLASAEAASGSGE; encoded by the coding sequence GTGACAGTTTCGGAACGCGCTCACGAGCTGGCGATGGCCGCCGCCCAGGCCGCGGCCGACAAGAAGGCTCAGGACATCGTCATCATCGACGTGGGTGACCAGCTCGCCATCACCGACGCGTTCCTGATCGCCGCGGCCCCGAACGAGCGTCAGGTGCTCGCCATCGTCGACGCCATCGAGGAAGCCCTGCTCGAACTGCCCGAGAAGGCCAAGCCGGTGCGGCGCGAGGGCGAGCGCGGCGGCCGGTGGGTGCTGCTCGACTACGTCGACATCGTGGTCCACGTCCAGCACACCGAGGAGCGCGAGTTCTACGCCCTCGACCGGCTCTGGAAGGACTGCCCCACCATCCCCTTCGTCGACCGGGACCTGGCCAGCGCCGAGGCCGCCAGCGGATCCGGCGAGTGA
- the nadD gene encoding nicotinate-nucleotide adenylyltransferase, which translates to MREDIRRVGIMGGTFDPIHHGHLVAASEVADRFGLDEVVFVPTGRPWQKEDVPVSPAEDRYLMTVIATASNPRFQVSRVDIDRGGPTYTVDTLRDLRAEYGPKAQLFFITGADALERILSWKDLDEIFELAHFIGVTRPGFELSDEHVPADTVSLVQVPAMAISSTDCRARVSRGVPVWYLVPDGVVQYIAKRRLYQGD; encoded by the coding sequence GTGCGGGAAGACATCCGGCGGGTCGGGATCATGGGCGGCACGTTCGACCCGATCCATCACGGCCACCTCGTCGCGGCGAGCGAGGTGGCGGACCGGTTCGGGCTGGACGAGGTGGTGTTCGTGCCCACCGGGCGGCCCTGGCAGAAGGAGGACGTCCCGGTCAGCCCGGCCGAGGACCGCTACCTGATGACGGTGATCGCGACCGCGTCGAACCCCCGCTTCCAGGTCAGCCGGGTCGACATCGACCGGGGCGGTCCCACCTACACCGTCGACACGCTGCGGGATCTGCGCGCCGAGTACGGCCCGAAGGCCCAACTGTTCTTCATCACCGGCGCGGATGCCCTGGAACGCATCCTGAGCTGGAAGGACCTGGACGAGATCTTCGAGCTGGCCCACTTCATCGGGGTGACCCGGCCGGGCTTCGAGCTCTCCGACGAGCACGTACCCGCCGACACCGTCAGCCTGGTGCAGGTGCCGGCGATGGCCATCTCGTCGACCGACTGTCGGGCGCGGGTCTCCCGGGGCGTACCGGTCTGGTATCTGGTGCCGGACGGTGTGGTGCAATACATCGCGAAACGGCGGCTCTACCAGGGTGATTAG